The following nucleotide sequence is from Pseudonocardia sp. C8.
CACCGTGGGGCTCGCCGGCACCGGCCCCGGCTTCCGGCGGCTCGCCTGGTTCGCGGTCACCTTCGAGCTCGTCGGGGTCCTGACCGTCGGCGCGTTCACCGCGCTCGTGCCCGGCGACTTCCCGCGGAACACGGTCTGGACCTGGTTCGGCATGGGCTACGGCTTCGTGCCGCTGGTGCTGCCGTTCGCCGGGATCTGGTGGCTGCGGCGGACGGCCCGATCGGGTTAGTGTCGCGCATGCGGCTGATCGTGCTCGGATGCTCCGGCAGCGGCCCCGGGCCCGGTTCCCCGGCGTCCGGATATCTCGTCGAGGCCGGCACCACCCGGCTCGTCCTCGATCTCGGCAACGGCACCCTCGGCGCGCTGCAGCGCCACGCGAGCCCGTGGACGCTCGGCGCCGTCGTGTTCAGCCACCTCCATCCCGACCACTGCTCCGACTTCGCCTCCCTGGTCGTGCACCGCCGCTACCACCCGCGGCCGCCGTACGACGCCACCGCCGCGCCGCTGCCCGTGCACGCACCGCCCGGCGCGCACGACCGGTTCGCCCGCGCCTACGCGCCGTCGCCGGAGGAGTACGCGGCGACCGACCTCACCGACGTCTTCTCCTTCCACGACCTCGCCGCCGGGACCCCCGTCACGGTCGGCGTGGACGCGGTGACCGTGACCGCGTACCCGGTCGTCCACCCGTGCCCGGCGTTCGCGCTGCGCGTCGAGCACGCCGGGAGCGTGCTGGTCTACTCCGGTGACACCGCCGCCTGCCCGGAGCTCGTCGACGCGGCCCGCGACGCCGACCTGTTCCTCTGCGAGGCCAGCTGGCCGCACGACGAGGCCAACCCGGCCGGCGTGCACCTGTCGGGCCGCGAGGCCGGCGAGCACGCCGCCGCCGCGGGCGCGCGGCGGCTGGTCGTCACGCACGTCCCCGCCTGGCATGATCGCGACGAGATCGCAGGCGAGGCCAAGTCCGTGTTCGACGGCCCGGTCGAGCTGGCCTTCCCGGACGCCGAGTTCGCCGTGTGAGTTCCTACGATGTCCCGGTGACACGCGTAGAGGGCAGGGCGGACGGACGGGCCGACGACGAGCTGCGGCCGGTGACGATCACCCGGGGCTTCCAGAAGCACCCGGCGGGTTCGGTGCTGGTCGAGTTCGGCGACACGAAGGTGCTGTGCGCGGCGAGCGTCGCCGAGGGCGTCCCGCGCTGGCGCAAGGGCTCCGGCCTCGGGTGGCTCACCGCCGAGTACGCGATGCTGCCGTCGTCGACCGACACCCGCTCGTCCCGGGAGTCGGTGAAGGGCCGCATCGGCGGCCGCACCCACGAGATCTCCCGGCTGATCGGCCGCTCGCTGCGCGCATGCATCGACCTGCGGGCGCTCGGCGAGAACACCATCGCGATCGACTGCGACGTGCTGCAGGCCGACGGCGGCACCCGCACCGCCGCGATCACCGGCGCCTACGTGGCCCTGTGCGACGCGGTCACCTGGCTCGGCGAGCACGGCAAGCTGTCCGACCCCAAGCCGATCTCCTGCCAGGTCGCGGCGGTGTCGGTCGGGGTCGTCGACGGCCGGGTCCGGCTGGACCTGCCCTACTCCGAGGACTCCCGCGCCGAGGTCGACACCAACGTGGTCGCCACCGAGACCGGCACGCTGATCGAGGTCCAGGGCACCGGCGAGGGCGCCACGTTCGCCCGCAAGACCCTCGACGCGATGCTCGACTCCGCGCTCGCCGGGATCGCCGAGCTCGCCCGGCTGCAGGTCGAGGTGCTCGCCGCGCCGCACCCCAAGCTGGTGGCCGAGACGGCCGCGGAGGCGTCGGCGTGACCCGGGTCCTGCTCGCCACCCGCAACGCGAAGAAGCTGACCGAGCTGCGCCGCATCGTCGAGGCGGCCGGAGTCGACGGCGTCGACATCGTCGGGCTGGCCGACGTCCCGGAGTTCCCGGAGGCCCCGGAGACCGGCGCGACGTTCGCCGAGAACGCGATCGCCAAGGCCCGGGACGCGGCCGCCGCTACCGGGCTGCCCGCGATCGCTGACGACTCAGGGATCACCGTGGACGCCCTCAACGGGATGCCGGGGATCTTCTCCGCCCGCTGGGCC
It contains:
- the rph gene encoding ribonuclease PH, which produces MTRVEGRADGRADDELRPVTITRGFQKHPAGSVLVEFGDTKVLCAASVAEGVPRWRKGSGLGWLTAEYAMLPSSTDTRSSRESVKGRIGGRTHEISRLIGRSLRACIDLRALGENTIAIDCDVLQADGGTRTAAITGAYVALCDAVTWLGEHGKLSDPKPISCQVAAVSVGVVDGRVRLDLPYSEDSRAEVDTNVVATETGTLIEVQGTGEGATFARKTLDAMLDSALAGIAELARLQVEVLAAPHPKLVAETAAEASA
- a CDS encoding MBL fold metallo-hydrolase codes for the protein MRLIVLGCSGSGPGPGSPASGYLVEAGTTRLVLDLGNGTLGALQRHASPWTLGAVVFSHLHPDHCSDFASLVVHRRYHPRPPYDATAAPLPVHAPPGAHDRFARAYAPSPEEYAATDLTDVFSFHDLAAGTPVTVGVDAVTVTAYPVVHPCPAFALRVEHAGSVLVYSGDTAACPELVDAARDADLFLCEASWPHDEANPAGVHLSGREAGEHAAAAGARRLVVTHVPAWHDRDEIAGEAKSVFDGPVELAFPDAEFAV